A part of Hippea maritima DSM 10411 genomic DNA contains:
- the moaC gene encoding cyclic pyranopterin monophosphate synthase MoaC codes for MDFTHFNTQKRAKMVDVSHKDYTLRIAKAYGEVVLSKEAYLAVKEGRVKKGDVLAVAQVGGIMGAKQTPYLIPMCHPLTIEGVDISFEMDDENCTIKIFSEVKITHKTGVEMEALTAVSIAALTIYDMCKAIDRSIQIKNIHLLYKEGGKSGTFDRVALKDRQ; via the coding sequence ATGGATTTTACTCATTTCAACACTCAAAAAAGGGCTAAGATGGTTGATGTAAGCCATAAGGATTATACATTGCGTATAGCTAAAGCCTATGGTGAGGTGGTTTTATCAAAGGAAGCCTATCTTGCCGTTAAAGAGGGCAGGGTAAAAAAGGGTGATGTTTTGGCTGTTGCCCAGGTTGGTGGTATAATGGGTGCAAAACAAACTCCATATCTGATACCTATGTGCCATCCTTTGACTATAGAAGGTGTAGATATAAGCTTTGAGATGGACGATGAAAATTGCACCATTAAAATATTCTCCGAAGTCAAGATAACCCACAAAACAGGTGTTGAGATGGAGGCTTTGACCGCCGTTAGCATTGCTGCCTTAACCATATACGATATGTGTAAAGCCATAGATAGATCCATCCAGATAAAAAACATCCATCTGCTTTATAAAGAAGGCGGAAAGAGCGGAACATTCGATAGAGTCGCCTTAAAAGATAGACAATAA
- the leuB gene encoding 3-isopropylmalate dehydrogenase, which translates to MDKFRIAVAEGDGIGPEVVAEAIKVLDEIASRFNHEFVYEKVYIGGIAVDKFDDPLPDSEVEKILSCDALFFGAVGGPKWDNLPRQKRPETGMLKIRKALGDFANLRPAKVFDELVDASTLKPEVVQGIDILVVRELIGGIYFGQPKGIVEEDGIKKGINTMVYTEPEIERIVRLAFELAMQRRKKLTSVDKANVLDVSQLWRDVVDRVAKDYPEVEYNHLLVDNAAMQLVRNPKQFDVIVTGNIFGDILSDEASMLTGSIGMLPSASIGGNVGMFEPIHGSAPDIAGLGIANPIAQIESAAMMLKYDFKLDKEAEIIEKAVDMVLKMGYRTPDIMSEGKRKVNTQQMGDLIAKTIGDVE; encoded by the coding sequence ATGGATAAGTTTAGAATAGCGGTTGCTGAGGGTGATGGCATTGGGCCTGAGGTTGTTGCAGAGGCCATAAAAGTTTTGGATGAGATAGCATCGAGGTTTAATCATGAGTTTGTTTATGAGAAGGTTTATATTGGCGGTATAGCTGTGGATAAATTTGATGACCCATTACCTGATAGCGAAGTTGAAAAGATACTCTCATGCGATGCATTGTTTTTTGGTGCCGTAGGTGGGCCTAAATGGGATAATTTGCCTCGTCAAAAGAGACCAGAGACTGGAATGCTCAAGATTAGAAAGGCTTTGGGCGATTTTGCCAATTTGAGGCCTGCTAAGGTATTTGATGAACTTGTGGATGCAAGCACGTTAAAACCCGAAGTAGTACAGGGTATCGATATTCTGGTGGTTAGAGAGCTTATAGGTGGTATATACTTTGGCCAACCTAAAGGTATAGTTGAAGAGGATGGTATTAAAAAGGGTATAAACACTATGGTTTATACGGAGCCTGAGATAGAGCGTATCGTTAGACTTGCCTTTGAGCTTGCCATGCAGAGAAGAAAGAAGCTTACAAGCGTAGATAAGGCCAATGTACTTGATGTAAGTCAGCTGTGGCGCGATGTAGTAGATAGAGTAGCTAAGGATTATCCTGAGGTTGAGTATAACCACCTGCTTGTTGACAATGCAGCTATGCAGCTTGTAAGAAATCCAAAACAATTCGATGTTATTGTAACGGGCAATATATTTGGCGATATTCTATCAGATGAGGCCAGTATGTTAACTGGCTCAATCGGTATGCTTCCGTCTGCATCAATTGGCGGCAATGTAGGTATGTTTGAGCCTATACACGGCTCGGCCCCTGATATTGCAGGTTTGGGTATAGCAAATCCTATAGCCCAAATAGAATCTGCAGCAATGATGCTTAAATATGATTTTAAGCTTGATAAAGAAGCAGAAATCATTGAAAAGGCCGTGGACATGGTGCTTAAAATGGGTTATAGAACCCCAGATATAATGAGTGAGGGTAAAAGAAAGGTTAATACCCAGCAGATGGGTGATTTGATAGCAAAAACTATAGGCGATGTGGAATGA
- a CDS encoding DUF2914 domain-containing protein — translation MRLAIFVFVLILWSFNSFALTVSNIECGLGVKSRKIISRKDSFKAGDRIYCLSTLKNIDKPSYIIHRWVLDNRHFDVKLKVKPFKRFRTWSYKTIYPSMMGVWKLEVLDKDGRLLKEKIFVVK, via the coding sequence ATGCGACTTGCTATATTTGTATTTGTTCTGATTTTATGGTCTTTTAATAGTTTTGCATTGACTGTAAGTAATATAGAATGTGGCTTGGGTGTTAAGAGTAGAAAGATTATATCAAGGAAGGATAGTTTTAAAGCTGGAGATAGGATTTATTGTCTTTCAACACTTAAAAATATAGACAAACCCTCCTATATCATTCATAGATGGGTTTTGGATAATAGACACTTCGATGTTAAGCTGAAGGTTAAGCCATTTAAAAGATTTAGAACCTGGTCTTATAAAACGATTTATCCATCAATGATGGGTGTTTGGAAGTTAGAGGTTTTAGATAAAGATGGAAGGCTCCTTAAGGAAAAGATATTTGTTGTGAAATAA
- the leuD gene encoding 3-isopropylmalate dehydratase small subunit has translation MKIKGRVWVYPDNVDTDVIIPARYLNTSDPAELAKHCMEDIDENFAKEVKEGDIIVAGYNFGSGSSREHAPIAIKASGVSCVIAKSFSRIFYRNAFNIGLPILESNVVDELEKGDEIEVDTSEGKIMVLKNGKVFKSSVIPEFMQQLIESGGLFGYAKKLLNV, from the coding sequence ATGAAAATAAAGGGAAGGGTTTGGGTTTATCCTGACAATGTGGATACGGATGTAATTATACCTGCAAGGTATCTAAATACATCAGACCCTGCAGAGCTTGCAAAACACTGCATGGAGGATATTGACGAGAACTTCGCAAAAGAAGTAAAAGAGGGCGATATTATTGTGGCCGGTTATAACTTCGGAAGCGGTTCAAGCAGGGAACATGCACCCATTGCCATTAAGGCAAGCGGCGTATCTTGTGTTATAGCAAAATCGTTTTCAAGAATATTCTATCGCAATGCCTTTAATATAGGCTTGCCCATATTGGAAAGCAATGTTGTCGATGAACTCGAAAAAGGCGATGAGATAGAGGTGGACACAAGCGAAGGCAAGATAATGGTATTAAAAAACGGCAAGGTATTTAAATCCAGCGTTATTCCTGAATTTATGCAACAGCTGATAGAAAGTGGCGGTTTGTTTGGTTATGCCAAAAAATTACTGAATGTTTGA
- a CDS encoding metallophosphoesterase, which produces MKIGIISDSHDNIEAIDRAVELLNKEYVQLTIHLGDIVSPFCFDYFRRLKSDFIGIFGNNDGEVLFLQQKSEGKLFKPPYEIEIEGKDFILMHEPFGINKLANEYDYVLYGHLHRIDIRQTQKGMIINPGELCGCLTKRRTMAILDTAKNTVKLMDV; this is translated from the coding sequence ATGAAAATTGGTATTATATCAGATAGCCACGACAACATAGAGGCCATAGATAGGGCTGTTGAGCTTTTAAATAAAGAGTACGTTCAGCTTACTATCCATTTAGGGGATATTGTTTCGCCATTTTGCTTTGATTATTTTAGAAGGCTTAAGAGCGATTTTATTGGAATTTTCGGTAATAACGATGGTGAAGTGTTGTTTTTACAACAAAAAAGCGAGGGTAAGCTCTTCAAACCCCCTTATGAGATTGAGATTGAAGGTAAAGATTTTATCTTGATGCATGAGCCATTTGGCATTAATAAACTTGCAAACGAGTATGATTATGTGCTTTATGGGCACCTTCATAGAATAGATATAAGACAGACGCAGAAAGGTATGATAATAAACCCTGGGGAGTTATGCGGATGCCTAACCAAGAGAAGAACAATGGCGATTTTAGACACTGCGAAAAACACGGTGAAGCTAATGGATGTCTAA
- the hslV gene encoding ATP-dependent protease subunit HslV produces MEQFKGTTIICVKKDNQVAIGGDGQVTLGSTVIKSNAKKIRKLYNDKVAVGFAGATADAFTLFEKLEDKLNEYAGNLTRAAVELAKEWRTDKILRRLEAMLIAADKDSIYLISGNGDVLSPDEDVCAIGSGGNYALSAAKAMIRFTSLNAETIAKESLKIASEICIYTNNNITIETLGD; encoded by the coding sequence ATGGAACAATTTAAAGGCACGACAATTATATGCGTAAAAAAAGATAACCAGGTTGCCATCGGTGGCGATGGGCAGGTAACATTGGGTAGCACTGTAATAAAATCCAATGCAAAAAAAATAAGAAAACTATACAACGATAAGGTGGCTGTTGGCTTTGCTGGGGCAACGGCCGACGCTTTCACACTTTTTGAAAAATTGGAAGATAAACTCAATGAATATGCAGGTAATCTAACACGAGCAGCTGTTGAGCTTGCCAAAGAGTGGCGCACGGATAAAATACTAAGAAGACTTGAAGCTATGCTCATTGCAGCAGACAAAGATAGCATTTACTTGATATCAGGTAATGGTGATGTCCTATCACCTGATGAGGATGTATGCGCTATAGGCTCAGGTGGCAACTACGCTTTATCAGCCGCAAAAGCCATGATCAGATTTACATCCCTCAATGCAGAAACAATAGCAAAAGAATCATTAAAAATAGCCTCAGAAATTTGCATATATACAAACAACAATATTACCATAGAGACATTAGGAGATTAA
- the yihA gene encoding ribosome biogenesis GTP-binding protein YihA/YsxC, with protein MPNQEKNNGDFRHCEKHGEANGCLSFKKAIFEGSYEDARLLGLPQIAFAGRSNVGKSSLINAILSRKIAYVSKNPGKTVMINAIKVNDRFYFIDLPGYGYARRSKQMRNKWRKTIEDYLKNSNLLYHVFVLVDSRHLPMDNDIMFLDWLRFYKKTFSVVFTKTDKSTQKDISANISYLKKQIGNFSYFLTSSKKKRDIDKLCDFIAERVEEFP; from the coding sequence ATGCCTAACCAAGAGAAGAACAATGGCGATTTTAGACACTGCGAAAAACACGGTGAAGCTAATGGATGTCTAAGCTTTAAAAAGGCTATTTTTGAGGGCAGCTATGAGGATGCAAGGCTCCTTGGGCTGCCCCAGATTGCCTTTGCTGGTAGGAGTAATGTTGGTAAATCCTCACTTATTAACGCTATTTTGAGCAGAAAAATAGCCTATGTAAGTAAAAATCCAGGTAAAACCGTAATGATAAACGCTATAAAGGTTAATGATAGGTTTTATTTTATTGATTTGCCAGGATATGGTTACGCCAGACGTTCAAAGCAGATGCGCAACAAGTGGAGAAAAACAATTGAAGACTATTTAAAAAATTCGAACCTTCTTTATCATGTGTTTGTTTTAGTAGACTCGAGGCATCTTCCTATGGATAACGATATTATGTTTCTTGACTGGCTTAGGTTTTATAAAAAAACATTTAGCGTGGTTTTTACCAAGACCGACAAATCTACCCAAAAGGATATCTCAGCCAATATATCCTATCTAAAGAAGCAAATTGGGAATTTTAGTTATTTTCTCACATCCTCAAAGAAAAAAAGAGACATAGATAAACTCTGTGATTTTATAGCCGAAAGGGTGGAGGAATTCCCTTAA
- the hslU gene encoding ATP-dependent protease ATPase subunit HslU produces MEHKLTPKKIVELLDKYIVGQKEAKKAIAIALRTRYRRHKVSGDIKEEIMPKNILMIGPTGVGKTEIARRIAKITNAPFVKVEASKFTEVGYVGRDVESIIRDLARISYEMVKQQELKKVEDKAEKEAEERVLDILVPPVKKRSIYDTEEEERVSRTREKFREKLKSGELNEKIIEITINPQKPEQMVPFIEVAAAPIDELDSNLKDMLDNLLPGRKKTRKVTVKEALKILKDEEAQKLIDKDKVKEKAIEKASNDGIVFIDEIDKIISKSSSTSGPDVSREGVQRDLLPIVEGSSVNTRYGIIKTDHILFIAAGAFHQVKPSDMIPELQGRFPIRVELRPLTKGDFIRILREPKNALIKQYKALLETEGIEIKFSDDAIEKIAEIAEKINKETENIGARRLHTLLEKLLEDISFEAPDIEPKEITIDAKYVGEKLSSIVEDRDLSRYIL; encoded by the coding sequence ATGGAACATAAACTTACGCCCAAAAAGATAGTCGAGCTTTTAGATAAATACATAGTTGGACAAAAGGAAGCCAAAAAAGCCATAGCAATAGCACTAAGAACTCGCTATAGAAGACACAAAGTCTCAGGCGATATAAAAGAAGAGATAATGCCAAAAAATATACTCATGATAGGTCCAACGGGCGTAGGAAAAACCGAAATAGCAAGAAGAATAGCAAAGATAACAAATGCTCCGTTTGTGAAGGTTGAAGCGAGCAAGTTTACAGAAGTAGGATATGTTGGAAGGGATGTTGAGTCTATAATAAGAGATTTAGCACGCATAAGCTATGAAATGGTTAAACAACAAGAACTAAAAAAGGTTGAAGACAAAGCCGAGAAAGAGGCAGAAGAAAGGGTCTTGGATATTTTAGTGCCACCAGTAAAGAAACGCTCCATTTACGATACAGAAGAAGAAGAAAGAGTTTCAAGGACAAGAGAAAAATTCAGAGAGAAATTAAAAAGCGGTGAGTTGAACGAAAAGATCATAGAGATAACGATAAACCCACAGAAACCCGAACAGATGGTTCCATTCATTGAAGTAGCCGCAGCGCCCATTGATGAGTTGGATTCCAACCTAAAAGACATGCTGGATAATCTATTGCCAGGAAGAAAAAAAACCAGGAAAGTGACGGTAAAAGAAGCTCTAAAGATACTCAAAGATGAAGAAGCTCAAAAACTAATAGATAAAGATAAGGTTAAAGAAAAAGCCATAGAAAAAGCATCAAATGATGGAATAGTTTTTATAGATGAGATAGATAAAATAATAAGTAAATCATCATCAACTTCAGGCCCCGATGTCTCAAGAGAGGGTGTTCAGCGTGATTTACTACCCATAGTCGAAGGTTCAAGTGTCAATACGCGTTACGGAATCATAAAAACAGACCACATATTATTCATTGCAGCTGGTGCATTTCACCAAGTAAAACCCAGCGATATGATACCTGAGCTTCAGGGAAGATTTCCTATAAGGGTAGAATTAAGACCATTGACGAAGGGCGACTTTATAAGAATACTTAGGGAACCAAAAAACGCATTGATAAAACAGTATAAGGCCCTACTTGAAACAGAGGGTATAGAGATAAAGTTTAGTGATGATGCAATAGAAAAGATTGCAGAAATTGCTGAAAAAATAAACAAAGAAACAGAAAATATAGGGGCAAGGAGGCTTCACACACTACTTGAGAAGCTATTAGAAGACATCTCATTTGAAGCGCCTGATATAGAGCCCAAAGAGATAACAATAGATGCCAAATATGTAGGGGAAAAACTCTCAAGTATTGTAGAGGATAGAGACCTAAGCCGTTACATACTTTAA
- the leuC gene encoding 3-isopropylmalate dehydratase large subunit has translation MGGMTISQKILAAKSGNSSLRAGDIVLADVDLAFANDITAPISIDFVKRLGVDVFDRGKIALIPDHFTPNKDINSANQCKIMRDFVKERDLPLYWESGEVGIEHALLPEQGYIKPGMLIVGADSHTCTHGALGSFATGMGSTDVGFAFATGKSWFRVPESIKFVYKGKRNRWVVGKDLILYTIGKISVAGALYKSMEFSGEAIRELSMEDRLTMCNMAVEAGAKNGIVEPDEITIKYLEERGIKEGDYTIFRSDDDAEYSDIIDIDVSQIEPQIAFPHLPSNTKGISQIERDIKIDQAFIGSCTNGRISDLREAARVLKGNKVAKYVRLIIIPATVEVYKQALKEGLFDIFLEAGAVISTPTCGPCLGGYMGILADGEVCISTSNRNFVGRMGSKKAYVYLSSPAVAAASAVAGKIVHPDEVVK, from the coding sequence ATGGGGGGGATGACTATATCGCAAAAAATATTAGCGGCAAAAAGTGGAAACAGTTCTCTTAGGGCAGGGGATATAGTTTTAGCCGATGTGGATTTGGCCTTTGCAAATGACATTACAGCACCAATATCTATAGACTTTGTCAAAAGGCTTGGAGTTGATGTCTTTGATAGGGGTAAAATAGCTTTGATTCCTGATCATTTTACACCAAACAAAGACATAAACTCGGCCAATCAATGCAAAATAATGCGGGATTTTGTTAAAGAGAGGGATCTACCTTTGTATTGGGAAAGCGGTGAGGTTGGCATAGAGCATGCCCTATTGCCTGAACAGGGGTATATTAAGCCCGGCATGTTGATTGTGGGTGCTGATTCACACACCTGCACCCACGGGGCATTAGGCTCCTTTGCAACGGGTATGGGCTCAACCGATGTTGGTTTTGCCTTTGCGACAGGTAAAAGCTGGTTTAGGGTTCCAGAGAGTATAAAGTTTGTCTATAAAGGAAAAAGAAACAGATGGGTTGTTGGTAAGGATTTAATCTTATATACGATAGGAAAGATAAGCGTTGCAGGAGCCTTGTATAAATCGATGGAGTTTAGCGGTGAGGCCATCCGTGAGCTTTCGATGGAGGATAGGCTTACCATGTGCAATATGGCTGTTGAGGCCGGTGCGAAAAACGGTATTGTAGAGCCTGATGAGATAACTATTAAGTATTTAGAGGAGCGGGGCATAAAGGAAGGAGACTATACGATATTTAGAAGCGATGATGATGCTGAGTACTCCGATATCATTGACATAGACGTTTCACAGATAGAACCGCAGATTGCTTTTCCTCACTTACCATCAAACACTAAGGGGATAAGCCAGATAGAGAGAGATATAAAAATAGACCAGGCCTTTATCGGTTCATGTACAAATGGAAGAATTTCAGACCTAAGAGAAGCAGCAAGGGTCTTGAAGGGCAATAAGGTCGCCAAATATGTAAGGCTTATAATAATTCCTGCAACGGTTGAGGTTTATAAACAGGCATTGAAAGAGGGATTATTTGACATTTTTTTGGAAGCCGGTGCTGTTATTTCAACACCAACTTGTGGTCCATGCCTGGGTGGATATATGGGTATTTTAGCCGACGGTGAGGTGTGCATATCCACATCCAATAGAAACTTTGTAGGTAGGATGGGCTCAAAAAAGGCCTATGTTTATCTATCATCCCCAGCCGTTGCAGCGGCAAGTGCTGTGGCTGGCAAAATTGTTCATCCTGATGAGGTGGTGAAATGA